Proteins encoded together in one Triticum dicoccoides isolate Atlit2015 ecotype Zavitan chromosome 7B, WEW_v2.0, whole genome shotgun sequence window:
- the LOC119340385 gene encoding uncharacterized protein LOC119340385 gives MASRRVLHLLTASRGISSTPHLASLGWINKIKDTFTGKKAADSPFPPSESFNLNMFADSMEMARKVGTFKNFVSGRCSEATVVAACEKHAAVLRYLATIDPTGEKLKTSDKISATKHCNCTIADVEHILAKYTWAKDAQKKIEKLKEEGKPVPKTFAEVQNLMGNTALDLGRANLAKSGQISRNALCPCGSKKRYKKCCGAS, from the exons ATGGCGTCCCGCCGCGTCCTCCACCTCCTAACGGCATCTCGGGGCATCTCCTCAACCCCACATCTCGCCTCCCTCGGGTGGATCAACAAGATCAAGGACACCTTCACCGGCAAGAAGGCCGCCGACTCACCCTTCCCCCCGTCCGAATCCTTCAATCTCAACA TGTTCGCGGATTCGATGGAGATGGCGAGGAAGGTGGGAACTTTCAAGAACTTCGTGTCAGGGAGATGCAGCGAGGCCACCGTCGTAGCCGCCTGCGAGAAGCACGCCGCCGTTCTCCGCTACCTCGCCACCATCGACCCAACCGGCGAG AAGCTCAAAACCAGTGACAAAATTAGTGCCACCAAGCATTGCAACTGCACAATTGCTGATGTCGAGCACATACTGGCCAAGTACACATGGGCTAAAGATGCCCAAAAGAAGATTGAAAAACTCAAAGAAGAAGGAAAGCCAGTGCCAAAGACATTTGCTGAG GTGCAAAATCTAATGGGTAATACAGCCTTGGACCTTGGAAGAGCTAATCTGGCAAAGAGTGGTCAGATAAGTAGGAATGCTCTCTGCCCATGCGGTTCTAAGAAACGATATAAAAA GTGTTGTGGGGCTTCTTGA
- the LOC119337441 gene encoding formin-binding protein 4-like isoform X2: MIVASSVHKKENPLALLGQYSDDEEEDEVATDQPNGETKGSPTDASAEVIHDHGDVTGDNGDADSELPASVSVQQEVSQADDVKNITENVAEEFTIAPEPTLENECVTATEAVPDSSGMQIVGDIGGNWKAIMHEQSNQCYYWNTVTGETSWEIPNGLASVVAADGVTSASVPTHMGYSVEAQAHVLPHSNVEAYPSDVSVGNGTATYTAMGTYTHDPYAYTGAVASHGRVDIDPLQLAKYGEDLLQRLKLLERPHVAIDSLELIKREIEIRIADCNTLSSYGSSLLPLWLHAEVHLKQLELSVSKFEASYTTKHGYLETVDAGHKAPNEAEVMAPSEGEHLKVDVSTLGIGTGDENIKVEEPCTTLSVQNSQGVAAAILRVESDSDEDMDVEMEVDEEGVEEQGGSTSMPNKEHPSSEQVRSPALSSLEDSAPPQDNDIPPPPPPPEEEWIPPPPPENEPAPPPPPEPEEHAVSFVHADTLPQPYGDQANLGYMLPGMEYYPAAGTDGTNANYYMQASDFHILQSQQHSYYAPLSASGVSIPVETTSIPPVPGSYYSYPSVTMAATEVAAESSGYYASSTSAISSGELDNKTSSASLVANSNVNPVESDKVISKEPTVASLSQSVEAVSASGPTVHGSSTQASTSTTNQTKVPRTKKRPVAVASSLRSNKKVSSLVDKWKAAKEELRDEEEEEPEDALEYLERKRRKEIDGWRKQQIASGEAKENANFVPLGGDWRDRVKRKRAEAKKEAKTESIRAAAEQHKGEPDLSELSKGLPSGWQAYIDESTKQVYYGNNLTSETTWDRPSK, from the exons ATGATTGTTGCCTCCTCGGTTC ATAAGAAGGAAAATCCTCTAGCATTGCTTGGGCAATAtagtgatgatgaagaagaggatgaagtaGCAACAGATCAACCCAATGGTGAAACTAAGGGGAGTCCAACAGATGCAAGTGCCGAG GTTATTCATGATCATGGTGATGTAACTGGGGATAACGGCGATGCAGATAGTGAACTGCCTGCTTCTGTTAGTGTTCAGCAGGAGGTATCTCAAGCTGATGATGTCAAAAATATCACAGAAAATGTTGCTGAGGAATTTACTATTGCCCCTGAGCCAACTCTGGAAAATGAATGTGTGACAGCTACGGAAGCTGTCCCAGATTCATCTGGCATGCAAATTGTTGGTGACATTGGTGGGAATTGGAAGGCTATAATGCATGAACAGAGTAACCAGTGCTACTACTGGAACACAGTTACAGGAGAAACTTCTTGGGAGATTCCTAATGGATTAGCTTCAGTAGTTGCTGCTGATGGAGTCACTTCTGCATCTGTGCCTACTCATATGGGGTACTCTGTAGAAGCTCAAGCACATGTCCTTCCCCACAGTAATGTCGAAGCATATCCTAGTGATGTGTCTGTTGGAAATGGCACAGCAACCTATACTGCTATGGGAACTTATACTCATGATCCTTATGCTTACACTGGAGCCGTTGCTAGTCATGGGAGAGTGGACATTGACCCCTTGCAGCTTGCAAAATATGGTGAGGATTTACTGCAAAGACTGAAGCTGCTGGAAAG GCCACATGTTGCCATTGACAGTCTTGAGTTGATAAAAAGAGAAATTGAGATACGAATAGCAGACTGTAATACCCTCTCCTCGTATGGATCTTCTTTACTTCCGTTGTGGTTGCATGCTGAGGTGCACCTTAAGCAACTAGAACTTTCAGTTTCCAAGTTTGAAGCTAGCTACACTACCAAACATGGATATCTGGAGACAGTGGATGCAGGACACAAAGCACCTAATGAAGCTGAAGTTATGGCACCCTCTGAGGGTGAGCATTTGAAGGTTGATGTTAGCACTCTGGGAATAGGTACTGGCGACGAAAATATTAAGGTTGAGGAACCATGTACAACATTATCTGTTCAGAACTCACAAGGTGTGGCAGCAGCTATTTTAAGAGTTGAATCAGACAGTGATGAAGATATGGACGTGGAAATGGAGGTCGATGAAGAAGGTGTTGAAGAGCAGGGCGGTTCCACTTCTATGCCAAATAAGGAGCATCCTTCATCAGAGCAAGTACGATCACCAGCTTTGTCATCATTGGAGGATTCTGCTCCCCCACAGGATAATGAcattcctcctcctccaccaccaccagaagaggaATGGATTCCACCTCCACCACCTGAGAATGAACcagctcctccacctcctcctgaaCCTGAAGAGCACGCTGTATCATTTGTTCATGCTGATACACTTCCTcagccatacggagatcaagcaaaCTTGGGTTATATGCTTCCAGGAATGGAGTACTATCCTGCTGCTGGTACAGATGGCACAAATGCCAACTACTATATGCAAGCAAGCGATTTTCATATTCTTCAATCACAGCAGCATTCTTACTATGCACCATTGTCTGCAAGTGGCGTATCTATTCCTGTTGAGACCACATCCATCCCCCCAGTACCAGGTTCTTATTATAGCTATCCTTCCGTCACGATGGCTGCCACTGAAGTAGCGGCTGAATCTTCTGGATACTATGCTTCATCAACCTCTGCCATTTCTAGTGGTGAATTAGATAACAAAACAAGCTCGGCCTcccttgttgcaaatagtaatgtgAATCCTGTGGAGTCTGATAAAGTGATATCCAAGGAGCCCACAGTTGCGTCTTTGAGCCAATCAGTAGAAGCAGTCTCAGCTTCAGGACCAACAGTACATGGAAGTTCTACTCAAGCTTCTACTAGCACCACTAATCAGACTAAAG TTCCTCGTACTAAGAAGCGACCTGTTGCTGTTGCATCATCACTGAGATCTAATAAGAAGGTGTCAAGTCTGGTGGATAAG TGGAAAGCTGCAAAAGAGGAGCTtcgtgatgaagaggaagaggagcctgAAGATGCTTTGGAGTACCTAGAAAGGAAACGCCGGAAGGAAATAGAT GGGTGGCGTAAGCAACAAATAGCTAGTGGAGAAGCCAAGGAAAATGCCAATTTTGTTCCCCTTGGTGGTGACTG GCGTGACCGTGTAAAACGCAAAAGAGCTGAAGCAAAGAAGGAAGCGAAGACTGAATCTATTCGTGCAGCTGCCGAACAACACAAAGGGGAGCCTGATCTCTCAGAGCTCTCCAAGGGTCTTCCTTCTGGGTGGCAG GCATACATAGACGAGTCTACGAAGCAAGTGTACTATGGGAACAACCTCACTTCCGAGACGACTTGGGATCGGCCTAGCAAATAA
- the LOC119337441 gene encoding formin-binding protein 4-like isoform X1, translating into MGRRKERRLAAKAASGRRVKLDLFLDPSPGEASMKEGVGEENRGQQTGVPTSPSSSDKKENPLALLGQYSDDEEEDEVATDQPNGETKGSPTDASAEVIHDHGDVTGDNGDADSELPASVSVQQEVSQADDVKNITENVAEEFTIAPEPTLENECVTATEAVPDSSGMQIVGDIGGNWKAIMHEQSNQCYYWNTVTGETSWEIPNGLASVVAADGVTSASVPTHMGYSVEAQAHVLPHSNVEAYPSDVSVGNGTATYTAMGTYTHDPYAYTGAVASHGRVDIDPLQLAKYGEDLLQRLKLLERPHVAIDSLELIKREIEIRIADCNTLSSYGSSLLPLWLHAEVHLKQLELSVSKFEASYTTKHGYLETVDAGHKAPNEAEVMAPSEGEHLKVDVSTLGIGTGDENIKVEEPCTTLSVQNSQGVAAAILRVESDSDEDMDVEMEVDEEGVEEQGGSTSMPNKEHPSSEQVRSPALSSLEDSAPPQDNDIPPPPPPPEEEWIPPPPPENEPAPPPPPEPEEHAVSFVHADTLPQPYGDQANLGYMLPGMEYYPAAGTDGTNANYYMQASDFHILQSQQHSYYAPLSASGVSIPVETTSIPPVPGSYYSYPSVTMAATEVAAESSGYYASSTSAISSGELDNKTSSASLVANSNVNPVESDKVISKEPTVASLSQSVEAVSASGPTVHGSSTQASTSTTNQTKVPRTKKRPVAVASSLRSNKKVSSLVDKWKAAKEELRDEEEEEPEDALEYLERKRRKEIDGWRKQQIASGEAKENANFVPLGGDWRDRVKRKRAEAKKEAKTESIRAAAEQHKGEPDLSELSKGLPSGWQAYIDESTKQVYYGNNLTSETTWDRPSK; encoded by the exons ATGGGGAGGCGGAAGGAGCGCCGCCTGGCGGCCAAGGCGGCCTCGGGCCGCAGGGTCAAGCTCGACCTCTTCCTCGATCCTTCCCCCG GGGAGGCATCTATGAAAGAGGGAGTTGGAGAGGAAAACCGTGGGCAGCAAACTGGTGTTCCCACTTCACCATCTTCGTCAG ATAAGAAGGAAAATCCTCTAGCATTGCTTGGGCAATAtagtgatgatgaagaagaggatgaagtaGCAACAGATCAACCCAATGGTGAAACTAAGGGGAGTCCAACAGATGCAAGTGCCGAG GTTATTCATGATCATGGTGATGTAACTGGGGATAACGGCGATGCAGATAGTGAACTGCCTGCTTCTGTTAGTGTTCAGCAGGAGGTATCTCAAGCTGATGATGTCAAAAATATCACAGAAAATGTTGCTGAGGAATTTACTATTGCCCCTGAGCCAACTCTGGAAAATGAATGTGTGACAGCTACGGAAGCTGTCCCAGATTCATCTGGCATGCAAATTGTTGGTGACATTGGTGGGAATTGGAAGGCTATAATGCATGAACAGAGTAACCAGTGCTACTACTGGAACACAGTTACAGGAGAAACTTCTTGGGAGATTCCTAATGGATTAGCTTCAGTAGTTGCTGCTGATGGAGTCACTTCTGCATCTGTGCCTACTCATATGGGGTACTCTGTAGAAGCTCAAGCACATGTCCTTCCCCACAGTAATGTCGAAGCATATCCTAGTGATGTGTCTGTTGGAAATGGCACAGCAACCTATACTGCTATGGGAACTTATACTCATGATCCTTATGCTTACACTGGAGCCGTTGCTAGTCATGGGAGAGTGGACATTGACCCCTTGCAGCTTGCAAAATATGGTGAGGATTTACTGCAAAGACTGAAGCTGCTGGAAAG GCCACATGTTGCCATTGACAGTCTTGAGTTGATAAAAAGAGAAATTGAGATACGAATAGCAGACTGTAATACCCTCTCCTCGTATGGATCTTCTTTACTTCCGTTGTGGTTGCATGCTGAGGTGCACCTTAAGCAACTAGAACTTTCAGTTTCCAAGTTTGAAGCTAGCTACACTACCAAACATGGATATCTGGAGACAGTGGATGCAGGACACAAAGCACCTAATGAAGCTGAAGTTATGGCACCCTCTGAGGGTGAGCATTTGAAGGTTGATGTTAGCACTCTGGGAATAGGTACTGGCGACGAAAATATTAAGGTTGAGGAACCATGTACAACATTATCTGTTCAGAACTCACAAGGTGTGGCAGCAGCTATTTTAAGAGTTGAATCAGACAGTGATGAAGATATGGACGTGGAAATGGAGGTCGATGAAGAAGGTGTTGAAGAGCAGGGCGGTTCCACTTCTATGCCAAATAAGGAGCATCCTTCATCAGAGCAAGTACGATCACCAGCTTTGTCATCATTGGAGGATTCTGCTCCCCCACAGGATAATGAcattcctcctcctccaccaccaccagaagaggaATGGATTCCACCTCCACCACCTGAGAATGAACcagctcctccacctcctcctgaaCCTGAAGAGCACGCTGTATCATTTGTTCATGCTGATACACTTCCTcagccatacggagatcaagcaaaCTTGGGTTATATGCTTCCAGGAATGGAGTACTATCCTGCTGCTGGTACAGATGGCACAAATGCCAACTACTATATGCAAGCAAGCGATTTTCATATTCTTCAATCACAGCAGCATTCTTACTATGCACCATTGTCTGCAAGTGGCGTATCTATTCCTGTTGAGACCACATCCATCCCCCCAGTACCAGGTTCTTATTATAGCTATCCTTCCGTCACGATGGCTGCCACTGAAGTAGCGGCTGAATCTTCTGGATACTATGCTTCATCAACCTCTGCCATTTCTAGTGGTGAATTAGATAACAAAACAAGCTCGGCCTcccttgttgcaaatagtaatgtgAATCCTGTGGAGTCTGATAAAGTGATATCCAAGGAGCCCACAGTTGCGTCTTTGAGCCAATCAGTAGAAGCAGTCTCAGCTTCAGGACCAACAGTACATGGAAGTTCTACTCAAGCTTCTACTAGCACCACTAATCAGACTAAAG TTCCTCGTACTAAGAAGCGACCTGTTGCTGTTGCATCATCACTGAGATCTAATAAGAAGGTGTCAAGTCTGGTGGATAAG TGGAAAGCTGCAAAAGAGGAGCTtcgtgatgaagaggaagaggagcctgAAGATGCTTTGGAGTACCTAGAAAGGAAACGCCGGAAGGAAATAGAT GGGTGGCGTAAGCAACAAATAGCTAGTGGAGAAGCCAAGGAAAATGCCAATTTTGTTCCCCTTGGTGGTGACTG GCGTGACCGTGTAAAACGCAAAAGAGCTGAAGCAAAGAAGGAAGCGAAGACTGAATCTATTCGTGCAGCTGCCGAACAACACAAAGGGGAGCCTGATCTCTCAGAGCTCTCCAAGGGTCTTCCTTCTGGGTGGCAG GCATACATAGACGAGTCTACGAAGCAAGTGTACTATGGGAACAACCTCACTTCCGAGACGACTTGGGATCGGCCTAGCAAATAA